One window of Cucurbita pepo subsp. pepo cultivar mu-cu-16 chromosome LG19, ASM280686v2, whole genome shotgun sequence genomic DNA carries:
- the LOC111781899 gene encoding probable N-acetyltransferase HLS1 has translation MVKKIVIREFDASKDCMGVEDVERRCEVGPSGKLCLFTDLLGDPICRVRNSPAFLMLVAATADHDDILGMIRGCIKTVTCGKKLSRTPKTTIHHAAADHPTKYVPVYTKLAYILGLRVSPAHRRMGIGLKLVEKMEEWFRENGAEYSYIATEKDNVASVNLFTEKCGYSKFRTPAILVNPVFAHPLPLSQRVTILPLSRSDAEILYRSRFSTTEFFPRDIDSILNNHLTLGTFLAIPRGVYTHDTWPGSDRFLLNPPHSWAVLSVWNCNDVFRLQVRGVSLVKRTLARTTRVLDRAFPWLRLPSVPELFKPFGLHFLYGLGGEGPEAGRMVKTLCGYAHNLAKEKGCGVVATEVSARERVRAAIPHWKMLSCEEDLWCIRRLTEDFSDGSVGDWTKSPPGLSIFVDPREF, from the exons ATGGTAAAAAAGATAGTAATTAGAGAGTTCGATGCGAGTAAGGATTGTATGGGAGTGGAAGATGTGGAGAGAAGGTGCGAAGTCGGGCCAAGCGGCAAACTATGTCTTTTCACTGATCTCTTGGGTGACCCAATTTGCAGGGTCCGCAACTCCCCTGCTTTCCTCATGCtg GTGGCAGCCACGGCCGACCACGACGACATACTTGGAATGATTAGAGGCTGCATCAAAACCGTTACATGTGGCAAAAAACTCTCCCGCACTCCCAAAACCACCATCCATCACGCCGCTGCTGATCACCCTACAAAATACGTCCCTGTTTACACTAAACTCGCCTACATCTTAGGCCTCCGCGTCTCCCCCGCTCACCG GAGAATGGGAATTGGGTTGAAACTGGTGGAGAAAATGGAGGAGTGGTTCAGAGAGAATGGTGCGGAGTATTCGTACATAGCAACGGAAAAAGACAACGTGGCGTCAGTTAATCTGTTCACCGAAAAATGCGGCTACTCCAAGTTCCGTACACCGGCCATCCTTGTCAATCCCGTTTTCGCCCACCCACTCCCCTTGTCCCAACGCGTCACCATCCTCCCACTTTCACGTTCAGACGCTGAGATTCTCTATCGCTCCCGTTTCTCCACCACTGAGTTTTTTCCTCGCGACATTGACTCTATTCTCAACAACCACCTCACTCTCGGTACCTTCCTTGCTATCCCACGTGGCGTTTATACTCACGACACGTGGCCCGGCTCGGACCGGTTTTTACTTAACCCGCCTCACTCCTGGGCGGTTCTAAGCGTCTGGAATTGCAATGACGTGTTCAGGCTACAAGTACGTGGAGTGTCGTTGGTGAAGCGGACTCTTGCGAGGACGACACGCGTGTTGGACAGGGCGTTTCCTTGGTTGAGACTGCCGTCGGTGCCGGAGCTGTTTAAGCCGTTTGGGCTCCACTTTCTGTACGGACTGGGCGGAGAAGGGCCCGAGGCTGGGAGGATGGTGAAGACGCTTTGTGGGTACGCTCATAACCTGGCGAAGGAGAAAGGGTGTGGGGTTGTGGCTACGGAGGTGTCAGCTAGAGAGCGTGTCAGAGCCGCGATTCCGCACTGGAAAATGCTGTCGTGCGAGGAGGATCTTTGGTGCATCAGACGCCTGACGGAGGATTTCAGCGACGGCTCTGTGGGTGATTGGACCAAATCACCACCTGGGTTGTCCATTTTCGTCGACCCCAGAGAGTTCTAG
- the LOC111780914 gene encoding BTB/POZ and TAZ domain-containing protein 4-like: MENTENICKDLISAKANTIPMPPPLPKSAISSHLQKGLVSSESLQRGYSCVSTALRDRWDSLFDEAYGADVTIHTDHGGIVYAHAYVLGMASPVMKGMLKQSKTSGRKLSISIHGVPPDAVKVFVRYLYSCRYEKEDMEEFVMPLLVLSHVYVVPQLKRECERQLGRGLLTLENVVDVFQLALLCDAPHLSLLCHRMILKNFKTVSATEAWQSMRQSHPVLEKELLESLIEEDNKQKKREKKRNERQIYLELFEAMEALVHICRDGCRTIGPHDKDFKVNQPPCKYAACKGLELLIRHFAGCKLRAPGGCTQCKRMWQLLELHSHLCADSSLCRVPLCRNFKDRIRKLGRKNEMKWRLLVKKILRTKGVARTPFFLTAETISI; the protein is encoded by the exons ATGGAGAATACAGAAAATATTTGCAAGGATTTAATCTCAGCCAAGGCAAACACCATCCCAATGCCACCTCCGTTGCCTAAATCTGCAATTAGTAGTCATCTGCAGAAGGGCTTGGTTTCAAGTGAATCCTTGCAAAGGGGATACAGCTGCGTTTCCACTGCACTAAGAGACCGCTGGGACAGCCTCTTTGACGAAGCCTATGGAGCAGATGTTACTATCCATACAGATCATGGTGGCATTGTATATGCACATGCCTATGTCCTC GGCATGGCTTCTCCTGTGATGAAAGGCATGTTAAAGCAATCAAAAACGTCGGGTAGGAAGCTGTCGATCTCAATCCATGGAGTTCCACCTGATGCCGTTAAAGTATTTGTTAGATATCTTTACTCATGCAG ATACGAGAAGGAAGATATGGAGGAATTTGTAATGCCTCTGCTGGTGCTGTCACATGTATATGTAGTTCCCCAGTTGAAGAGAGAGTGTGAGAGGCAACTGGGTCGTGGTTTGTTGACACTCGAAAATGTTGTAGATGTTTTCCAACTTGCATTACTGTGTGATGCTCCCCATCTCAGCCTACTTTGCCACCGTATGATCCTAAAGAACTTCAAAACCGTTTCTGCCACCGAAGCTTGGCAATCAATGCGGCAAAGCCACCCTGTTCTTGAAAAGGAACTTCTTGAATCTTTAATTGAGGAAGACAAT aagcaaaagaaaagagagaagaagaggaatgAAAGGCAGATCTATTTGGAGCTATTTGAGGCAATGGAGGCTCTTGTGCATATATGTAGAGATGGTTGTCGCACAATTGGCCCACACGACAAAGACTTCAAGGTAAACCAGCCGCCATGTAAATACGCAGCCTGCAAGGGGCTGGAGTTGCTTATACGCCACTTTGCAGGCTGCAAACTAAGAGCCCCTGGTGGTTGTACCCAGTGCAAGAGAATGTGGCAACTCTTGGAGTTGCACTCTCATCTTTGTGCAGATTCTAGTCTCTGTAGAGTCCCTTTGTGCAg GAATTTCAAGGACAGGATTAGAAAACTGGGcaggaaaaatgaaatgaaatggagaTTGTTAGTAAAGAAGATTTTGAGGACGAAGGGAGTAGCAAGAACACCATTCTTTTTGACGGCAGAAACCATATCTATATGA